A single region of the Trueperaceae bacterium genome encodes:
- a CDS encoding FAD-dependent oxidoreductase, whose protein sequence is MSNSAPAIRVAVVGAGPAGFYAAEALVKTLGDAVSVDLVERLPAPYGLVRYGVAPDHEKMKSVTRLYDRTLADPRVRFLGNVDFGRDLTLEDLRRHYHAVILAVGSAHDRRLGVPGEDLPGSLSATEFVAWYNSHPDYRELEVPLDAKTAVVIGVGNVAIDVTRVLAKTVAELSATDIADHALDHLAGSTIEDIVIVGRRGPAESKFTTKELRELGELANADIVVREEELHPIPESLAAIEGDVNATKNLEVLRAFAKQAPTGKPRRVHIRFLLSPLELRGNGRVSSVVLAKNRLEARPDGSIAAVATGETEELDAQLVFRSVGYRAKPLAGVPFDERRAVVPNDRGRVLAGAGGAPVPGLYVAGWVKRGPSGVIGTNKACAMETVARLVEDELPEPVDPRPEAVLELLAARGVKPFTAQQWARLDAVETAAGAASGRPRVKLADVGAMLDAAG, encoded by the coding sequence ATGAGCAACAGTGCCCCCGCAATCCGCGTTGCCGTCGTGGGAGCCGGACCGGCAGGCTTCTACGCCGCAGAGGCGCTCGTCAAGACGCTGGGCGACGCCGTGTCGGTCGACCTCGTCGAGCGTCTCCCGGCCCCATACGGCCTCGTGAGGTACGGGGTGGCCCCCGACCACGAGAAGATGAAGTCGGTCACGCGCCTCTACGACCGCACGCTGGCCGACCCGCGCGTGCGCTTCCTCGGCAACGTCGACTTCGGCCGCGACCTCACGCTCGAGGACCTGCGGCGCCACTACCACGCCGTGATCCTGGCGGTCGGCTCGGCCCACGACCGGCGCCTCGGCGTGCCGGGCGAGGACCTGCCCGGCAGCCTGTCCGCCACCGAGTTCGTGGCCTGGTACAACTCCCACCCCGACTACCGGGAGCTCGAGGTCCCCCTGGACGCCAAGACGGCCGTGGTGATCGGCGTCGGCAACGTGGCCATCGACGTCACCCGCGTGCTGGCCAAGACCGTGGCCGAGCTGAGCGCCACGGACATCGCCGACCACGCGCTGGACCACCTCGCCGGTTCGACGATCGAGGACATCGTGATCGTCGGTCGGCGCGGGCCGGCCGAGTCCAAGTTCACGACCAAGGAGCTCCGCGAGCTGGGGGAGCTGGCGAACGCCGACATCGTCGTGCGCGAGGAGGAGCTCCATCCCATCCCCGAGAGCCTCGCCGCCATCGAGGGCGACGTCAACGCCACCAAGAACCTCGAGGTGTTGCGCGCGTTCGCCAAGCAGGCGCCGACCGGCAAACCGCGCAGGGTGCACATCCGCTTCCTGCTCTCGCCGCTGGAGCTCCGCGGCAACGGTCGCGTCAGCAGCGTGGTCCTCGCGAAGAACAGGCTGGAGGCGCGACCGGACGGCTCGATAGCGGCCGTCGCGACCGGCGAGACGGAGGAGCTGGACGCGCAGCTCGTCTTCCGCTCGGTCGGCTACCGGGCCAAGCCACTGGCGGGCGTGCCGTTCGACGAGCGCCGCGCCGTCGTGCCCAACGACAGGGGTCGGGTCCTCGCCGGCGCCGGCGGCGCTCCCGTGCCGGGCCTGTACGTGGCGGGCTGGGTGAAGCGCGGCCCGAGCGGCGTGATCGGCACCAACAAGGCCTGCGCCATGGAGACCGTCGCGCGGCTGGTAGAGGACGAGCTACCCGAACCCGTCGACCCGCGGCCCGAGGCCGTGCTGGAGCTGTTGGCGGCGCGGGGCGTCAAGCCGTTCACGGCGCAGCAGTGGGCGCGCCTCGACGCGGTCGAGACGGCGGCGGGCGCAGCCAGCGGGCGACCGCGCGTCAAGCTGGCCGACGTGGGCGCCATGCTCGACGCCGCCGGTTAG
- a CDS encoding branched-chain amino acid ABC transporter permease, producing the protein MVGSSEAMKLRPGERLRHLATSRPAMIAALIVLFLLLVVAAQLKGVSANMLLSLLVRGVLLGGTLALGAVGVTLVYAVLKMANFAHGDTMTVGAYVGLFVMALLPAGPPLAPFSFGYEFLVALAVVVPLVGLLAYGLDRLAFRPLRARRAQPVMFAMAALGLAFGLRSLVYLFWGADFTFFYTGRARKAVELFAGVRVRPDQLFILGLAFVLIVGVYLLLERTKIGKAMRATADNPDLARVSGIDTNRVILWTWLVGGGLAAAGGMLYALDVQLRPEMGWWLLLPLFAAVILGTLGNAYGALAGAFVIGIVWQMSSAFINPTYGHGIAFLVMVLVLLVRPEGLFGRPR; encoded by the coding sequence GTGGTCGGAAGCAGTGAGGCCATGAAGCTGAGGCCCGGCGAGCGGTTGCGTCACCTTGCCACGAGCCGACCGGCCATGATCGCGGCGCTGATCGTATTGTTCCTCCTCCTCGTCGTCGCCGCCCAGCTCAAGGGCGTCAGCGCGAACATGCTCCTCTCCCTGCTGGTGCGGGGCGTGCTGCTCGGCGGCACCTTGGCGCTCGGCGCCGTGGGCGTGACGCTCGTCTACGCCGTCCTCAAGATGGCCAACTTCGCCCACGGCGACACCATGACCGTCGGCGCCTACGTCGGGCTGTTCGTGATGGCCCTCCTGCCCGCCGGGCCGCCGTTGGCGCCGTTCTCGTTCGGTTACGAGTTCCTCGTGGCCCTCGCCGTCGTCGTCCCCCTCGTCGGGCTCCTCGCCTACGGGCTCGACAGGCTGGCGTTCCGACCCCTGCGCGCCAGGCGGGCGCAGCCTGTCATGTTCGCGATGGCAGCGCTCGGCCTGGCGTTCGGCCTGCGGAGCCTCGTCTACCTGTTCTGGGGCGCCGACTTCACGTTCTTCTACACGGGCAGGGCGCGCAAGGCCGTCGAGCTGTTCGCGGGCGTGCGGGTGCGACCCGACCAGCTCTTCATCCTCGGCCTCGCCTTCGTGCTGATCGTGGGCGTCTACCTGCTGCTGGAGCGCACCAAGATCGGCAAGGCCATGCGCGCCACCGCGGACAACCCCGACCTGGCGCGCGTGAGCGGCATCGACACGAACCGGGTGATCCTGTGGACCTGGCTCGTCGGCGGCGGCCTGGCCGCGGCCGGCGGGATGCTCTACGCCCTCGACGTGCAGCTCAGACCGGAGATGGGGTGGTGGCTCCTCCTCCCCCTGTTCGCCGCGGTGATCCTCGGCACCCTCGGAAACGCCTACGGCGCGCTCGCCGGCGCCTTCGTCATCGGCATCGTGTGGCAGATGAGCAGCGCGTTCATCAACCCGACCTACGGTCACGGCATCGCCTTCTTGGTGATGGTGCTGGTGCTGCTGGTGAGGCCGGAGGGCCTGTTCGGGAGGCCGAGGTAG
- a CDS encoding ABC transporter ATP-binding protein: protein MPLLTVEGAVSGYGEMQVLNGVSLEVGQTEIVSIVGPNGAGKSTVMKLVFGLLKPWQGTVTFGGHDISGMAPEKLVRLGLSYVPQVDNVFPNLTVEENLEMGGFTREGSLAEQKERVYELFPRLAERRRQRAGKMSGGERQMVAMGRALMLDPKLLMLDEPSAGLAPLLVDMIFERIVDINASGVAVLMVEQNAKKSLALADRGYVLATGQNQVDGPGKRLLDDPEVARLYLGG from the coding sequence ATGCCGCTCTTGACGGTTGAGGGCGCCGTCTCCGGTTACGGGGAGATGCAGGTCCTCAACGGCGTGAGCCTCGAGGTCGGCCAGACCGAGATCGTCTCCATCGTCGGACCGAACGGGGCCGGCAAGTCCACGGTCATGAAGCTCGTGTTCGGGCTGCTCAAGCCGTGGCAGGGCACGGTGACCTTCGGCGGGCACGACATCTCGGGCATGGCGCCCGAGAAGCTCGTGCGCCTCGGGCTCTCCTACGTCCCGCAGGTCGACAACGTCTTCCCCAACCTGACCGTCGAGGAGAACCTCGAGATGGGCGGCTTCACTCGCGAGGGGTCGCTAGCCGAACAGAAGGAGCGCGTGTATGAGTTGTTCCCGCGACTCGCGGAGCGGCGCCGGCAGCGCGCCGGCAAGATGTCCGGCGGCGAGCGCCAGATGGTGGCCATGGGTCGCGCCCTGATGCTCGACCCCAAGCTGCTGATGCTAGACGAGCCGTCGGCAGGGCTGGCGCCGCTCCTCGTCGACATGATCTTCGAACGGATCGTCGACATCAACGCGTCGGGCGTGGCCGTGCTGATGGTGGAGCAGAACGCCAAGAAGTCGCTGGCCCTCGCGGACCGCGGCTACGTGCTCGCCACCGGCCAGAACCAGGTCGACGGTCCCGGCAAGCGGCTGCTCGACGACCCAGAGGTCGCGCGCCTCTACCTGGGAGGCTGA
- a CDS encoding ABC transporter ATP-binding protein: MAPPAGPGSGGAGNGAAPLLSIQGLVKDFGGLRAVNHCSFDVRAGSITGLIGPNGAGKTTLFSLVSGFYEPDEGRVYLDGEDVTGLPSHEIFRKGLSRTFQIPREHKSMTVTENLMLVPKGQIGERFWNPIVRPGAVRQQERRLREKAREVLAFVELSHMADQAAGAMSGGQKKLLELARTLMADPKIVLLDEPGAGVNPTLMGKIREKIELLNRDRGITFLLIEHDMPLVMGLCDPVVVMNQGSKLVEGPPAVVRTDPRVLEAYLGGQYAALDG, translated from the coding sequence GTGGCGCCCCCTGCCGGGCCCGGCTCTGGCGGAGCGGGCAACGGGGCCGCTCCGCTACTCAGCATCCAGGGGTTGGTCAAGGACTTCGGCGGCCTGCGGGCCGTGAACCACTGCTCTTTCGACGTGAGGGCCGGCAGCATCACCGGCCTCATCGGGCCAAACGGCGCCGGCAAGACCACGCTCTTCAGCCTCGTGTCCGGGTTCTACGAACCGGACGAGGGGCGCGTGTACCTGGACGGCGAGGACGTGACGGGGCTGCCGTCTCACGAGATCTTCCGCAAGGGGCTGTCGCGCACCTTCCAGATCCCCAGGGAACACAAGAGCATGACGGTCACCGAGAACCTGATGCTGGTCCCCAAGGGGCAGATCGGCGAGCGGTTCTGGAACCCGATCGTCCGCCCCGGCGCCGTCAGGCAGCAGGAGCGGCGCTTGCGGGAGAAGGCGCGGGAGGTGCTCGCGTTCGTGGAGCTGAGTCACATGGCCGACCAGGCGGCGGGAGCCATGTCCGGCGGCCAGAAGAAGCTCCTCGAGCTCGCCCGCACCCTGATGGCCGACCCGAAGATCGTGCTGTTGGACGAGCCCGGCGCCGGGGTGAACCCGACGCTCATGGGGAAGATCCGGGAGAAGATCGAGCTCCTCAACCGCGACCGCGGCATAACGTTCCTGCTCATCGAGCACGACATGCCGCTCGTGATGGGCCTCTGCGACCCCGTCGTCGTCATGAACCAGGGGAGCAAGCTGGTCGAGGGCCCGCCGGCGGTCGTCCGCACCGACCCGCGCGTGCTCGAGGCCTACCTTGGAGGGCAGTATGCCGCTCTTGACGGTTGA